In Sphingopyxis sp. DBS4, one genomic interval encodes:
- a CDS encoding conjugal transfer protein TraF, with protein MVRILAAPLLALSLASMATPALAQSHGPSSDGVERHEAHDAFYCAERRLGQWFYCSKPKPAEQEKAAAVPPQSSVERMAAITRQLDELKARAILEPTDENVVAYVRFQREQLDRASTFSDTWQRALWQNPDLDYTLQRPVSTVGKRAWLDNRRADRDAVMANLSQRYGLFYFYAQSCGACDLFSPILRSVADSHRMAVMAVSMDGGPSRDFPNYVVDAGQRARMGIPGNETPALVLFDTMTRRTIPVGYGILSADEIMDRIFALTNTKVGSDF; from the coding sequence ATGGTTAGAATATTGGCCGCGCCGCTCCTGGCGCTTTCGCTCGCCAGCATGGCGACGCCCGCTCTGGCGCAATCGCACGGTCCCTCTTCGGATGGCGTTGAGCGGCATGAGGCTCACGACGCCTTCTACTGCGCCGAACGCCGGCTGGGGCAGTGGTTCTATTGCAGCAAGCCCAAGCCAGCCGAGCAGGAAAAGGCGGCTGCGGTTCCGCCGCAGAGTTCGGTCGAGCGGATGGCTGCGATCACGCGCCAGCTCGATGAACTGAAGGCGCGTGCGATCCTGGAGCCGACCGACGAGAATGTGGTCGCCTATGTCCGGTTCCAGCGTGAACAGCTCGATCGCGCATCGACCTTTTCCGACACCTGGCAGCGCGCCCTGTGGCAGAACCCGGATCTCGACTACACGCTGCAACGCCCGGTCTCGACGGTGGGCAAGCGCGCCTGGCTCGACAATCGGCGTGCGGACCGCGATGCGGTGATGGCGAACCTCAGTCAGCGCTACGGCCTTTTCTATTTCTACGCGCAGAGCTGCGGCGCCTGCGACCTTTTCTCACCAATCCTGCGCTCGGTGGCGGACAGCCATCGCATGGCCGTGATGGCGGTTTCGATGGATGGCGGACCGAGCCGCGATTTCCCGAACTATGTCGTGGACGCTGGCCAGCGGGCGCGAATGGGGATTCCGGGCAATGAGACGCCGGCGCTGGTGCTCTTCGACACGATGACGCGGCGGACCATTCCGGTGGGCTACGGCATTCTGAGCGCCGACGAGATCATGGACCGCATTTTCGCGCTGACGAACACCAAGGTGGGGAGCGACTTCTGA
- a CDS encoding conjugal transfer protein TraH, giving the protein MLAAANLAFIGTAQADVASEMNNFFSDAGGAANVTGPSAFQGQSAGYYSLGNVWTRFPQKSVQPFNLQLPSARAGCGGIDLFSGSFSFINASEIIAMLKATANNALGFAFKLAIDSVSPEIGKVMDEFSQKAQLLNQMNISSCETAQALVGGIWPQMETTRATICEAVGNSQGVFSDWAAARQGCNNGNRRDATIAGNTDASMKDQLVGEPHNYTWEALRKSAKFGAFDKTFSEYVMTLVGTVVTTPSTDPSVGGKVVMFGPAEEAVVTALLDGTADAPPVKILRCNDENCYDVGEQTLSVPASSALRPRIATMIRSMSDKIRSDTPLDAAEKQLLNLATVPIYKILSVQAYAHYALTQGEIETLSEIVAVDLLSAMLDNMLDRVEQAKVHYQTFDQETAAQWKQQIAATRAKFSQRDVRLNNKLQVTMQIINRSVMLESTLQNSMSPGMAAALNFSRGLNAQGLN; this is encoded by the coding sequence ATGCTCGCCGCGGCCAATCTCGCCTTTATCGGCACGGCGCAAGCCGATGTCGCATCCGAGATGAACAACTTCTTCTCCGACGCCGGGGGAGCAGCCAATGTTACCGGGCCATCGGCGTTCCAGGGGCAGTCGGCTGGCTACTATTCGCTCGGCAATGTCTGGACGCGCTTTCCGCAGAAGAGCGTCCAGCCCTTCAATCTTCAGCTTCCCAGCGCACGCGCCGGTTGCGGCGGGATCGATCTCTTCAGCGGGAGTTTCTCGTTCATCAATGCGAGCGAGATCATTGCGATGCTCAAGGCGACCGCCAACAACGCGCTTGGCTTCGCCTTCAAGCTCGCGATCGATTCTGTGTCGCCCGAGATTGGCAAGGTCATGGACGAGTTCAGCCAGAAGGCGCAGCTCCTGAACCAGATGAATATCTCGAGCTGCGAGACGGCGCAGGCGCTGGTTGGCGGCATCTGGCCGCAGATGGAAACGACCCGCGCGACGATCTGTGAGGCGGTGGGCAACAGCCAGGGCGTCTTCTCCGACTGGGCGGCCGCGCGCCAGGGCTGCAACAACGGCAACCGGCGGGACGCGACGATCGCGGGCAATACCGACGCGTCGATGAAGGACCAGCTGGTTGGCGAACCACACAATTATACCTGGGAAGCCCTCAGAAAATCCGCCAAGTTCGGCGCCTTCGACAAGACTTTCTCGGAATATGTGATGACGCTTGTCGGCACGGTGGTGACGACGCCGTCGACTGATCCCAGCGTCGGCGGGAAGGTCGTGATGTTCGGGCCGGCGGAGGAAGCGGTGGTCACCGCGCTTCTCGACGGCACAGCCGATGCGCCGCCGGTCAAGATCCTGCGTTGCAACGACGAGAACTGCTACGACGTCGGCGAGCAGACGCTCTCGGTGCCCGCGTCTTCCGCGCTGCGGCCGCGGATCGCGACGATGATCCGGTCGATGAGCGACAAGATCCGCTCGGACACGCCGCTCGATGCCGCCGAGAAGCAACTCCTCAATCTCGCAACCGTGCCGATCTACAAGATTCTTAGCGTGCAGGCCTATGCGCATTACGCGCTGACGCAGGGCGAGATCGAGACGCTCTCCGAGATCGTCGCCGTCGACCTTCTATCGGCGATGCTCGACAACATGCTCGACCGGGTCGAGCAGGCGAAAGTCCATTACCAGACCTTCGACCAGGAGACGGCGGCGCAGTGGAAGCAGCAGATTGCAGCAACACGTGCGAAGTTCAGTCAGCGCGATGTCAGGCTGAACAACAAGCTGCAGGTGACGATGCAGATTATCAATCGCAGCGTCATGCTGGAATCGACGCTCCAGAATTCGATGTCACCGGGGATGGCCGCTGCGCTGAATTTCTCGCGCGGGCTCAATGCCCAGGGGTTGAACTAG
- a CDS encoding conjugal transfer protein TraG N-terminal domain-containing protein has translation MLEVFTVGGGEYLVNIFNAVAAWSGGGGYRSLIRVVMVMGLIYSLLVVAFTLNWKAWMNWFLQATAIYLCLMVPTIDIKVTDRINPSLAPATVDNVPLGLGVLASFTTQIGDWLTRTAETVFAMPSELNYSTNGMVYGARLFDATRNFIIRDAEFSTNLENHFKNCLFGDVMLYQKSLTNLATATDLWTAVGPGSEARSQQWLERQGDGTVNSFIITCRQAYQALDAQWGPMIEANTPLWGKEVYPKLSNALAADKLKHDVPIVSAAFTGSGGGYAEVMRQNTAINAFMQARNAMSGGTGAASIDTFAQTRADIQARNTYNSIAQQAMAWVPILNIVLTVVFFAMFPIVFPLFLMPQTGISTLKGYATGFFYLAAWGPLYVILHMICMTRATSAATGVAGGGVSLASYAGIGAVNGETATIAGFMLMSVPFLAAGLARGAMSIAGHSMSMLAPAQNAAEAAALEQTTGNYSYGNVSWANATSNMRQADQWTTAPTYMGGGASFGWRQDNGAMVTGFGNGQEVYDTSAAISRLAFTPTMTSGSVAEWREMASEAHRQARAYENAANEVLTATHANRSAFGTSTEHSRGWDSSSGSQANSSVEQFDRRTGSSSQGIEERSTISQSERVSGRHDRQAQISDQVSGTIGAGAGGRGKGGGGGRGLPGISGSVSKSGSQMDTMNWTTDDSRSSENGNTSSSGVRDEHANGMGASMSEGTYVRSGVFARAATTDSSSMSTEDSLALAKSYSETARRLDELSQQLSRDASYAETHGMQLSENLSQDLAQWYRQQQVANPGLDAPELWATDLTAQQRAVRQEMITRWMADKQASIRGEIEGRLQAPDLVDVHRPSVDSAADVRAAYRPRGLGGLPAGPGKGQPSEAAEIIDAGKAELVGTRAAAQTMRGQRVQGAAEVQGEVSRGRDHGFFHDPKLRE, from the coding sequence ATGCTTGAGGTCTTTACGGTTGGGGGCGGCGAGTATCTCGTAAACATCTTCAACGCGGTCGCAGCCTGGTCGGGGGGAGGGGGCTATCGTTCGCTCATCCGCGTCGTCATGGTCATGGGCCTCATCTATTCATTGCTTGTGGTCGCTTTCACGCTGAACTGGAAGGCCTGGATGAACTGGTTCCTCCAGGCGACGGCAATATACCTGTGCCTGATGGTCCCGACGATCGACATCAAGGTCACCGATCGCATCAACCCGAGCCTCGCGCCGGCGACAGTCGACAATGTCCCGCTGGGGCTAGGGGTCCTCGCCAGCTTCACGACACAGATCGGTGACTGGCTGACGCGGACGGCCGAGACGGTCTTCGCCATGCCGAGCGAACTCAACTATAGCACCAATGGCATGGTCTATGGCGCGCGCCTGTTTGATGCGACGCGCAACTTCATCATCCGTGATGCGGAGTTCTCGACCAATCTCGAAAACCACTTCAAGAACTGCCTGTTCGGCGACGTCATGCTCTATCAGAAATCGCTCACCAATCTGGCGACGGCGACCGATCTCTGGACCGCCGTTGGGCCGGGGTCGGAGGCGCGGTCACAGCAGTGGCTCGAGCGCCAGGGCGACGGGACGGTCAACAGTTTCATCATCACCTGCAGGCAAGCCTATCAGGCGCTGGACGCGCAGTGGGGGCCGATGATCGAGGCGAACACGCCTCTCTGGGGGAAAGAGGTCTATCCCAAGCTGAGCAACGCTCTGGCGGCGGACAAGCTCAAGCATGACGTGCCCATCGTCAGCGCGGCATTCACGGGCTCGGGAGGAGGCTATGCGGAGGTGATGCGCCAGAACACGGCAATCAACGCTTTCATGCAGGCCCGCAATGCGATGTCGGGCGGGACCGGCGCGGCGTCAATCGACACATTCGCGCAGACCCGCGCCGATATTCAGGCCCGCAACACCTATAATTCGATTGCCCAGCAGGCGATGGCGTGGGTGCCGATCCTCAATATCGTGCTGACGGTGGTCTTTTTCGCGATGTTTCCGATCGTGTTCCCATTGTTCCTGATGCCGCAGACCGGGATTTCGACGCTCAAGGGCTATGCGACTGGCTTCTTCTATCTTGCCGCCTGGGGCCCGCTTTACGTCATTCTTCATATGATCTGCATGACGCGGGCGACGTCGGCGGCGACGGGCGTTGCCGGCGGCGGCGTGTCGCTCGCGAGCTATGCCGGGATAGGTGCCGTCAACGGCGAGACCGCGACGATCGCCGGTTTCATGCTCATGAGCGTGCCGTTCCTTGCCGCGGGCCTCGCGCGCGGAGCGATGTCGATCGCCGGACACTCCATGTCCATGCTGGCGCCTGCCCAGAATGCGGCCGAGGCGGCCGCGCTCGAGCAGACGACCGGAAACTATTCCTATGGAAATGTCAGCTGGGCGAATGCGACGTCGAACATGCGCCAGGCCGATCAGTGGACCACCGCTCCAACATACATGGGCGGTGGGGCGAGCTTCGGTTGGCGTCAGGACAATGGTGCGATGGTGACGGGCTTCGGCAATGGGCAAGAGGTCTATGATACATCCGCGGCGATTTCGCGGCTTGCTTTCACGCCGACCATGACATCTGGATCGGTGGCTGAATGGCGCGAGATGGCCAGCGAGGCCCATCGTCAGGCGCGCGCTTATGAAAATGCGGCCAACGAGGTCCTGACGGCGACCCATGCCAACCGCAGCGCGTTCGGCACCTCGACCGAACACAGCCGAGGGTGGGATTCGAGCAGCGGCAGCCAGGCAAATAGCTCAGTCGAGCAGTTCGATCGGCGCACGGGGAGCAGCTCGCAGGGTATCGAGGAACGTTCGACGATTTCCCAGAGCGAGCGGGTGTCGGGACGACACGACCGGCAAGCCCAGATTTCCGATCAGGTCAGCGGGACCATCGGCGCGGGCGCCGGCGGGCGCGGCAAAGGCGGAGGAGGTGGTAGAGGGCTACCAGGCATTAGCGGCAGTGTTTCCAAGTCGGGTAGTCAGATGGACACCATGAACTGGACCACCGATGATTCCCGGAGCAGCGAGAACGGGAATACATCGTCGAGTGGTGTCCGGGACGAGCATGCGAATGGAATGGGTGCCTCGATGTCGGAGGGCACCTATGTGCGCAGCGGCGTCTTCGCTCGGGCGGCGACGACGGACTCTTCTTCGATGAGCACCGAGGATTCGCTGGCACTCGCCAAATCCTATTCGGAAACCGCGCGCCGGCTTGATGAGTTGTCGCAGCAGCTCTCGCGGGATGCGAGCTATGCCGAGACGCACGGCATGCAATTGAGCGAGAATCTGAGCCAGGATCTCGCTCAATGGTACCGCCAGCAGCAGGTCGCGAACCCTGGGCTTGACGCGCCCGAGTTGTGGGCGACCGATCTGACGGCTCAGCAGCGGGCGGTCCGGCAGGAGATGATCACGCGCTGGATGGCGGACAAGCAGGCCTCGATCCGGGGCGAGATTGAAGGGCGGTTGCAGGCTCCCGATCTGGTCGATGTACACCGCCCCTCGGTCGACAGTGCGGCCGATGTGCGCGCGGCGTATCGGCCGCGGGGCCTGGGCGGCCTGCCT